In Pseudomonas sp. ADAK2, the genomic window CAAGGATTCTTCTGCTGCTACTGCGGTAGAGAAATAGAGGCGTCCAACAGCCATATCGAGCATTTCAAACCTCAAGAGCATTTCGAAGAACTGGCATTGGAGTATCGGAATCTCCATGCCTCTTGCCTGCGGGAGACAAAACCCGGCAACCCATTGCACTGCGGCCATCGCAAAAGCAATTGGTTTGACGAAGCGCTACATATCTCTCCAATGGATGAACGATGTGAACTGCGCTTCCGGTATCTGAGAACCGGTGAAATCCAACCAACAGACTCTGAAGACCTGCCTGCATCGAAGATGATCGAAGTGTTGGCGCTAGATATTGCCTACCTGAACAATCGTCGTCAGAACACCATCCGGCTGCTGTTCGATGAAGAATTCATCACGCAGGCCAGTGAAGAAGACCTCAATCGTCTCGTCACCGCGATTCGTTCAACTGACATCTCCGATCAAAAACCTTTCGACCACATCATCGCCCGCTACGCGGAACAGCTCCTCGGCCACTGAAAATCGACACAAACAAAAACGCCCGGCATAAGCCGGGCGTTTTCGTTATCGGGTAGTCATCACTCGTGATACTGCGCCGACAACTCATGCACCGCGCGCATGAACGCGCCCGCATGCTCCGGATCGACTTCCGGGGTAATGCCATGGCCGAGGTTGAACACGTGGCCACTGCCCTTGCCATAGCTGGCGAGGATGCGGCCGACTTCGGTGCGGATGGCTTCTGGCTTGGCGTAGAGCACGGTCGGGTCCATGTTGCCTTGCAGCGCAACTTTGTTGCCAACACGCTGACGGGCTTCGCCGATGTCGCAGGTCCAGTCCAGGCCCAAGGCGTCCGCGCCAGCGTCGGCGATGCTTTCCAGCCACAGCCCGCCGTTCTTGGTGAAGAGGATGACCGGTACTTTGCGGCCTTCGTGTTCGCGGATCAGGCCGCTGACGATTTTGCGCATGTAGGCCAGGGAGAATTCCTGGTACGCCGCCGCCGAGAGGTTGCCGCCCCAGGTGTCGAAGATCTGCACGGCTTGGGCGCCGGCCATGATCTGGCCGTTGAGGTAGCTGGTGACCGACTGCGCGAGTTTATCCAGCAGCAGGTGCATGGCTTGCGGGTTGTCGTAGAGCATGGCCTTGGTCTTGCGGAAGTCTTTCGACGAGCCGCCTTCGACCATGTAGGTGGCCAGGGTCCATGGGCTGCCGGAAAAGCCGATCAGCGGCACGCGGCCGTTCAGTTCGCGGCGGATGGTGCTGACCGCGTCCATGACGTAGCCGAGGTCTTTGTGCGGATCCGGGATCGGCAGGGCTTCGATGTCGGCCATCGTGCTGACGACTTTCTTGAAGCGCGGGCCTTCACCGGTTTCGAAGTACAGGCCTTGGCCCATGGCGTCGGGGATGGTGAGGATATCGGAGAAGAGGATCGCCGCGTCCAGTTGCGGATAGCGGTCGAGCGGTTGCATCGTGACTTCGCAAGCGAACTCCGGGTTCATGCACAGGCTCATGAAGTCACCGGCCTTGGCACGGCTGGCGCGGTATTCAGGCAGGTAGCGACCGGCCTGACGCATCATCCATACCGGCGTGACGTCTACAGGTTGCTTGAGCAGGGCGCGAAGGAAACGGTCGTTCTTCAGGGCAGTCATGTCGGCATCCGGAAAAAAAGTGCGGGCATTTTCTCAGAGCGCGACGCAAAAGGCACGGCAAGCGCCGCACCTTTTGTCTATCGGGTCAATTTGTCGCGGTTTTTCACTCGCCAGATCGTTCCCACGCTCTGCGTGGGAACGATCAGCGGAGGGTTTAGACGCCCAGGTAATCCAGGATCCCTTCGGCGGCATTGCGGCCTTCGAAGATCGCCGTCACCACCAGGTCAGAGCCGCGAACCATATCGCCACCGGCGAAGATTTTCGGGTTGCTGGTCTGGTGTTTGTATTGACCCTGCTCCGGGGCCACGACGCGGCCCTGGCTGTCGGTCTGGATCTCGAACTGCTCGAACCACGACGCCGGGCTAGGACGGAAACCGAACGCGATAACCACGGCATCCGCCGGGATGATCTCTTCGGAACCCGGGATCGGCTCGGGGCTGCGACGGCCACGGGCATCCGGTTCGCCGAGACGGGTCTCGACCACTTTCACGCCTTCGACGCGGTCTTCACCAACGATGGCGATCGGCTGGCGGTTGTAGAGGAATTTCACGCCTTCTTCCTTGGCGTTCTTCACCTCTTTGCGCGAGCCCGGCATGTTCGCTTCGTCGCGACGATAAGCGCAGGTCACCGACTTGGCGCCCTGGCGAATCGAGGTGCGGTTGCAGTCCA contains:
- a CDS encoding retron system putative HNH endonuclease; this encodes MKRVLKGTEPASFTEWKNSANDEWTPTYPTLQNPQKRDLHNSLLTEQGFFCCYCGREIEASNSHIEHFKPQEHFEELALEYRNLHASCLRETKPGNPLHCGHRKSNWFDEALHISPMDERCELRFRYLRTGEIQPTDSEDLPASKMIEVLALDIAYLNNRRQNTIRLLFDEEFITQASEEDLNRLVTAIRSTDISDQKPFDHIIARYAEQLLGH
- the hemE gene encoding uroporphyrinogen decarboxylase, encoding MTALKNDRFLRALLKQPVDVTPVWMMRQAGRYLPEYRASRAKAGDFMSLCMNPEFACEVTMQPLDRYPQLDAAILFSDILTIPDAMGQGLYFETGEGPRFKKVVSTMADIEALPIPDPHKDLGYVMDAVSTIRRELNGRVPLIGFSGSPWTLATYMVEGGSSKDFRKTKAMLYDNPQAMHLLLDKLAQSVTSYLNGQIMAGAQAVQIFDTWGGNLSAAAYQEFSLAYMRKIVSGLIREHEGRKVPVILFTKNGGLWLESIADAGADALGLDWTCDIGEARQRVGNKVALQGNMDPTVLYAKPEAIRTEVGRILASYGKGSGHVFNLGHGITPEVDPEHAGAFMRAVHELSAQYHE